AAATAGGCAGATACCCCTTTCCTCAGCCCCCACTTTTTTGCTTAGATGAAGGAGGTGGACAAGACATTCTTTTTACACCACTACAGCCAATTTCAATTATGAGTGTGCAAATGAGTTTAGAAGACGAATTTTGCGATATCATTAAAAAAGCGCGCTTTGGCCAAGGGCTGGGAATTGAGATCCTGGCGGAATTGGCAAAAATGGAGCAGGCCGAGGTGGAACACCTTGAGAAAGGCCATCGACCTCCGACCAAAGGCGAAATTCAAGGAATTAGCCAGGCCTTACACCTGCGCGTTGGTCCCCTGATAAGCCTGACTTTGGACGGATGGTTACCTCAGCCTCAACCGGAATGGACGACTGAACGCGATCTTGTTGAGACCATCAAAGGCGACATTGGCGGGTATGAGGTCAAAGGCTATCTGTTAACTGATCCAGCCACCAAACAGGCCCTCATGATTGATACAGGGTACAATGCCAAGCAGATGCTTGCGAGCATCTCCCGGCGTGATTTGACCTTGATCGGGGTTTGCCTCACCCATGGGCACACGGACCATGCGGGAGGGCTGGAAGAGATTTTGTCTCGATGGCCAGTGCCGGTCTATCTGGGTAATGGAGATTTCGATCTGCTCCCATGGAGACCACCTGACGCCTCCATAAAAATACCAGCCAACCATCAGGTGATTGCCCTGGGAGAGTTGACGGTTGAATGTTTGGCCACCCCAGGCCATACCCCTGGAGGATTTTGCTATCTGTTATCGCTCAAAGGCCAAGCCTTGTGTTTTGTGGGGGATACGCTCTTTTCCGGTTCGGTGGGGCGTTCAAACCCCTTTTCACTGTATCCCCAGCATTTGCAATCCGTTCGCCATACCCTGTTACACTTACCAAAAGACACCGCCTTGTTTCCTGGCCATGGTCCCTCCACAACAGTGACTGAGGAACAAGCGCACAATCCATTTGCCTGATATTGCATGTCAGGCCATTTACTGGCTTGGCATTTAATAAGGACGTGTTAATGGATCACGAATCGCCTGAACCTTCCACTCCTTCAGAGAATAAGCCAACTCCCCCGCCTTCTCTGTTGAATCCAATTGCCCCCACCGATCCACTGCCACGGACCAACCCACCCGCTCCTCCGCCCCTAATCAGGTCTATCTCTACAAACGACATACGTCAAGACCACACAACCCAAACATCCTCCCGCGGAATGGATCATTGGCAATCACTTGAACCTGAACTACTCGAAACTGAAGATGAGGTGGACGAATTCTCTCCTCCACCTCCCAGCGCTTTTTCTCAATGGGGACTTCCTATTTTGCTTTTTGGGCTCACCGTATTCACCACACTCTGGGCAGGAGCATTTCAAGTGAATACGAAACCCGTCAATGGGGCCTGGGATTTTTTAATGCGCTATCCTGGCTCTTTAGTCAATGGGATCCCCTTTGCCGCAACTCTTTTAGGTATCCTCGTCACCCATGAATTCGGGCATTACCTCCTCTCCCGCATTCATCGTGTGCCCGCGTCCTTACCGCTGTTCATCCCTGGTCCTCCACACTTCATCGGTACCTTTGGGGCCGTAATTCGCATGCGATCGGCCATTATGAATCGGCGGGCACTTTTTGATATTGGCGTTGCGGGTCCCATTGCAGGCTTTATCGCAGCAGTCGTGGCTATTATAATCGGACTCTCCCTTTCCCATATCGTCCCACGTTCACAAACCTACGGCTTACAGTTGGGCGAACCACTCCTCCTGCAATGGTTTGGCTGGCTCATGTTTGGCCCTATTCCACCTACGCACGATATTGTACTCCATCCCATTGCCTTCGCCGCATGGTTCGGATTTTTCGTCACCGCAATTAATTTACTGCCTTTGGGTCAATTGGACGGCGGCCATGTGGCATTTGCGGTGTTAGGCCGTCGGCAACGCTCACTGGCCTTGGGAACGATTCCCATACTTATTTATTTGGGACTCACGGGTTGGCCTGGATGGATTCTCTGGGTTGGCCTGGCCAGCCTTGTCGGGATTGGCCACCCCCCGGTCATTGACCCTGACATCGTTTTGGGCAAACACCGCCGATGGGTGGCTTGGGCGGCCTTGGCTATTTTCATTGTGACTTTCGCCCCAGTGCCGTTTTCCGTTGGCTGACAGACATGTTAGCCTTGCCTATGCCCTTGGTGTTCACGGAACATCATCCGTTTTCTCCACCATCGTTTCCGGGCTGGGATTACCATTCCGGCCACGAAGAGGAACCGTGATCTCATGAGTGACTATCAATCCCAATTACGCACCTACATTCAAGATCACCGCGCCAGCTTTGAAGACCTCCTGGGTCAAATGGTGGAAGTGCCATCAGTGAGCTCAGACCCTGAACATGCCCCCGATATGCACCGGATGGCGCAGTTAGCCGTTCAGTATCTGGAACAATTTGGAGCCAAGGCCTCTATTGTGAACACCAGTGGTTTTCCCAGCGTGTCCGGAGAATGGATGGCCGGGCGCCAATACCCCAGCCTGACCATTTACAATCATTTAGACGTCCAGCCTGCTCAGGAACCGGAATGGCGGCAGCCTCCCTTTGCCTTTCATAAAGATGGTGATCGGTACTGTGGACGTGGAGCGACAGACGATAAAGGCCCGGCGTTAACCGCCCTCTTTGCTGCAAAATTTGCCAGAGAAGCCGGCATCCCCCTGAACATCCGGGTCCTCTGGGAATTGGAAGAAGAAATTGCCAGCCCGAATTTTTCAGAGGTCCTTCAGAACCGTAAAGCGGTCCCTGCGTCCGATTCGGTTCTGGTGTCTGATACCATTTGGGTAGCGAAGGATCGCCCGGC
Above is a window of Candidatus Nitrospira neomarina DNA encoding:
- a CDS encoding MBL fold metallo-hydrolase — its product is MSLEDEFCDIIKKARFGQGLGIEILAELAKMEQAEVEHLEKGHRPPTKGEIQGISQALHLRVGPLISLTLDGWLPQPQPEWTTERDLVETIKGDIGGYEVKGYLLTDPATKQALMIDTGYNAKQMLASISRRDLTLIGVCLTHGHTDHAGGLEEILSRWPVPVYLGNGDFDLLPWRPPDASIKIPANHQVIALGELTVECLATPGHTPGGFCYLLSLKGQALCFVGDTLFSGSVGRSNPFSLYPQHLQSVRHTLLHLPKDTALFPGHGPSTTVTEEQAHNPFA
- a CDS encoding site-2 protease family protein, yielding MDHESPEPSTPSENKPTPPPSLLNPIAPTDPLPRTNPPAPPPLIRSISTNDIRQDHTTQTSSRGMDHWQSLEPELLETEDEVDEFSPPPPSAFSQWGLPILLFGLTVFTTLWAGAFQVNTKPVNGAWDFLMRYPGSLVNGIPFAATLLGILVTHEFGHYLLSRIHRVPASLPLFIPGPPHFIGTFGAVIRMRSAIMNRRALFDIGVAGPIAGFIAAVVAIIIGLSLSHIVPRSQTYGLQLGEPLLLQWFGWLMFGPIPPTHDIVLHPIAFAAWFGFFVTAINLLPLGQLDGGHVAFAVLGRRQRSLALGTIPILIYLGLTGWPGWILWVGLASLVGIGHPPVIDPDIVLGKHRRWVAWAALAIFIVTFAPVPFSVG